The following are encoded together in the Capillibacterium thermochitinicola genome:
- the yyaC gene encoding spore protease YyaC has protein sequence MHAVNLEATIQEIEEKFANPFIIAVDACLGRTENIGYINIKPGPLRPGTGVNKHLPAVGQMHIIGVVNVGGFMEYLVLQNTRLSLVMRMAEVIGTGLINSCRRFFQPPKATQPETALFTARTK, from the coding sequence GTGCACGCGGTAAACCTCGAAGCAACGATCCAAGAGATTGAAGAAAAATTTGCCAACCCGTTCATTATCGCTGTTGACGCCTGTCTGGGACGGACGGAAAACATTGGCTACATTAACATTAAACCCGGCCCGCTACGTCCCGGGACGGGTGTAAATAAACATCTGCCCGCAGTAGGGCAGATGCATATCATCGGTGTTGTGAATGTCGGCGGCTTTATGGAGTACCTTGTCCTCCAAAACACCCGTTTAAGCCTGGTCATGCGGATGGCGGAGGTGATCGGTACCGGACTGATCAACAGTTGTCGCCGCTTTTTCCAACCACCGAAAGCAACTCAGCCAGAAACCGCGCTATTTACGGCCCGGACCAAATAG
- a CDS encoding ROK family protein, whose amino-acid sequence MYYLGIDLGGTNIAIGLVNEEGEIVERGNAPTGRERSATLILKDMADLALEVMAKAGVGFDQITSVGVGSPGAPDVENGVIIYNNNLGFRNVPVRAELQKYLPLPVYVDNDANCAALAEGLLGAAGGVRHSVTITLGTGIGGGVIIDHKIYSGFNNAGSELGHMVIEASGKLCSCGRRGCWEAYASARGLVEMAREAAAQAPASLLYTMVDGDLSKITAKTPFDAAKQGDAVGAAVVDKYLDYLAVGVVNIINILQPEVIVIGGGVSKEGENLLVPLKEKVARECYGQEGIPTAELRLALLGNDAGIVGAALLGFPPEKRALVSLFGPGRK is encoded by the coding sequence ATGTATTATTTGGGTATCGATTTGGGGGGGACCAATATTGCCATCGGGCTGGTGAACGAAGAGGGAGAAATCGTTGAGCGCGGAAACGCCCCGACCGGAAGAGAGCGGAGCGCCACCTTGATCCTGAAGGACATGGCCGATCTGGCGCTCGAAGTGATGGCCAAAGCCGGGGTTGGTTTTGACCAGATTACAAGTGTCGGGGTGGGTTCACCGGGCGCCCCCGATGTGGAGAATGGAGTTATCATTTATAATAACAATCTTGGCTTTCGGAACGTACCGGTCCGCGCCGAACTGCAAAAATACCTGCCCTTACCGGTATATGTCGACAATGATGCCAACTGTGCTGCGCTGGCTGAGGGGTTACTCGGTGCGGCCGGCGGGGTTCGTCACTCAGTCACAATTACGCTGGGGACCGGGATCGGAGGCGGGGTCATTATTGACCATAAAATCTATAGCGGATTTAACAATGCCGGTTCTGAACTGGGTCACATGGTGATCGAGGCGAGCGGGAAATTATGCTCCTGTGGCCGGAGAGGCTGTTGGGAGGCGTACGCCTCCGCCCGGGGCTTGGTTGAAATGGCGAGGGAGGCGGCGGCCCAAGCGCCCGCTTCTTTGCTCTATACGATGGTTGACGGGGATTTATCTAAAATCACCGCGAAGACTCCCTTTGATGCGGCCAAGCAAGGCGATGCCGTGGGTGCGGCGGTGGTGGACAAGTATTTGGATTACTTGGCGGTTGGGGTGGTGAATATCATCAACATTTTACAACCCGAAGTGATCGTTATTGGCGGCGGCGTTTCGAAAGAAGGCGAAAATCTATTGGTTCCGCTGAAGGAGAAAGTGGCACGGGAGTGTTACGGCCAGGAAGGGATCCCCACGGCCGAGTTGCGCTTGGCCCTCCTGGGTAATGACGCGGGAATCGTCGGGGCGGCACTTTTGGGTTTCCCGCCGGAGAAACGCGCTCTGGTCAGCCTATTTGGTCCGGGCCGTAAATAG
- a CDS encoding HDOD domain-containing protein, whose amino-acid sequence MTPLDLVERRMRELPTLPLVAQRVVGLLDNPSSSAADLEQVIKHDQALTARVLKLVNSAYYGYPRHITTVGQAIVILGYKTLKELVLSISIADLFRMRGEAKVFNRAALWQHAVVTAIGARILARRAGLPFEEDVFIAGLLHDIGVLFLDLCLNAEFDEIVALTTTAGVPLVRAEEKVLGFNHTQVGKMVAEKWNFPPFLVEVIRHHHRPVQTRNHWVAVALVFLADNLAQETGVGFLEGYDAGPDFVTTVWTWLELKPEQKPDVLQQIKRELQGAGEFLALC is encoded by the coding sequence ATGACCCCCCTTGATCTTGTTGAACGGAGGATGCGGGAGCTTCCGACGCTGCCGTTGGTGGCCCAACGGGTGGTCGGCCTCCTTGACAACCCCAGTTCTTCCGCGGCGGATCTGGAGCAAGTCATCAAACATGATCAAGCCTTAACCGCCCGCGTCCTAAAACTGGTCAACTCCGCTTATTATGGCTATCCCCGTCACATTACCACGGTAGGCCAGGCGATTGTGATCCTGGGCTACAAGACCCTGAAAGAACTAGTTTTAAGTATCTCCATTGCCGACCTTTTCCGGATGAGGGGAGAGGCGAAAGTTTTTAACCGGGCGGCCCTTTGGCAACATGCCGTCGTTACCGCAATTGGGGCCAGGATCTTGGCCCGCCGCGCCGGGCTGCCGTTTGAAGAAGATGTCTTCATCGCCGGGCTCCTGCATGATATCGGGGTTCTCTTTTTGGATCTATGCTTAAATGCCGAATTTGACGAGATCGTTGCTTTAACGACTACCGCCGGGGTCCCGTTGGTCCGGGCCGAGGAAAAAGTTTTAGGCTTCAACCACACGCAGGTGGGGAAGATGGTGGCGGAAAAATGGAACTTTCCTCCCTTTTTGGTTGAGGTCATCCGCCACCACCACCGGCCGGTCCAAACCAGAAACCACTGGGTGGCGGTGGCGCTGGTCTTCCTGGCTGATAATCTGGCTCAGGAAACGGGCGTTGGTTTTTTGGAAGGTTACGATGCCGGACCGGACTTTGTAACAACTGTTTGGACCTGGCTTGAACTGAAACCTGAGCAAAAACCCGACGTTTTGCAGCAAATTAAGCGGGAACTGCAGGGTGCGGGTGAATTTTTAGCTTTATGTTAG
- the mazG gene encoding nucleoside triphosphate pyrophosphohydrolase, protein MNSGRELERLEEIMRTLRSERGCPWDRKQTHRSLRPYLLEEAYEVLEALEEESPAHLREELGDLLLQVVFHAQLAAESGHFTLADVLADLNAKLIRRHPHVFDNQEVTGAEAAVANWEAIKAREKETEPCSALSGVPTTFPALMRAEKVQAKAARVGFDWPEVRGPLAKIKEEAEELVAVWEAGVKSEADQRRLEEEFGDLLFSLVNLARFLKIRPELALLRSTEKFVRRFRCLEERAAARGQDLSALTLEEMDQLWEEEKKRV, encoded by the coding sequence GTGAATAGTGGTCGCGAGTTGGAACGGTTGGAAGAGATTATGCGTACTCTAAGAAGCGAACGGGGGTGCCCTTGGGATCGGAAACAGACCCATCGTTCTTTAAGACCATATTTACTGGAAGAGGCGTACGAAGTTTTGGAAGCACTGGAGGAAGAATCCCCGGCCCACCTCCGGGAAGAACTGGGGGACCTTTTGTTACAAGTCGTCTTCCATGCACAGCTGGCAGCGGAGAGCGGCCACTTTACCCTGGCGGATGTCCTTGCGGACCTTAACGCCAAACTGATCCGTCGCCATCCCCATGTCTTTGATAATCAGGAGGTGACCGGAGCCGAGGCGGCGGTGGCCAACTGGGAAGCGATTAAGGCGCGGGAGAAAGAAACGGAGCCCTGCTCGGCTCTTTCCGGGGTGCCGACTACATTTCCGGCTTTAATGCGGGCGGAGAAGGTACAAGCAAAAGCCGCCCGGGTTGGTTTTGATTGGCCGGAGGTACGGGGACCACTCGCGAAGATTAAGGAGGAAGCGGAAGAATTGGTGGCCGTCTGGGAAGCCGGGGTAAAGAGCGAAGCCGACCAGCGGAGACTGGAGGAAGAATTCGGGGATCTCCTTTTCTCCCTGGTTAACCTGGCCCGTTTTCTTAAGATCCGGCCGGAACTGGCGTTGCTACGCAGTACCGAAAAGTTTGTCCGCCGTTTTCGTTGTTTGGAAGAACGGGCTGCCGCGCGGGGGCAGGACCTTTCCGCACTGACGTTGGAAGAAATGGACCAGCTTTGGGAGGAAGAAAAGAAGCGGGTATAA
- a CDS encoding ABC transporter ATP-binding protein encodes MAKVVFEHVYKKFPNGVVAVNDFNLEIKDKEFVVLVGPSGCGKTTSLRCVAGLEEASSGNIYIGDTLVNDVAPKDRDIAMVFQNYALYPHMDVYNNMAFGLKLRKFPKAEIDRRVKEAAKILGIENLLDRRPKALSGGQRQRVALGRAIVREPKVFLMDEPLSNLDAKLRVQMRAELQKLHNRLQTTVIYVTHDQIEAMTMGDRIVVMKDGVIQQVGRPLDIYDHPNNVFVAGFIGTPPMNFLEGVLRKENDRFYVDFGTFKIYVPEGKFRTANMYVDKEVIFGIRPENISELADTPNANPEDVVTATVDVSELIGSETYLWVSNGPHSFTARVDAHTKAADGDQTQLVFNTQKIHLFDKETEKAIP; translated from the coding sequence TTGGCAAAGGTAGTCTTTGAGCACGTTTATAAGAAGTTCCCCAACGGTGTTGTTGCTGTCAACGATTTTAACTTAGAGATTAAAGACAAAGAGTTTGTGGTTTTGGTTGGTCCCTCCGGTTGCGGTAAAACCACCTCTTTACGGTGTGTTGCCGGTCTTGAAGAAGCTAGTTCCGGTAATATTTACATCGGTGACACTTTGGTAAACGATGTCGCGCCGAAAGACCGGGACATCGCGATGGTTTTCCAGAACTACGCCCTCTATCCCCATATGGATGTTTACAATAACATGGCTTTCGGTTTGAAACTGCGGAAATTCCCGAAGGCCGAGATTGACCGCCGGGTGAAGGAAGCCGCGAAGATTCTTGGGATTGAAAACCTCCTTGATCGTAGGCCAAAAGCGCTTTCCGGTGGTCAGCGGCAACGGGTAGCGTTGGGCCGGGCCATCGTTCGCGAACCCAAAGTCTTCTTGATGGATGAGCCCCTCTCCAACCTTGACGCCAAATTGCGGGTGCAGATGAGGGCGGAGTTGCAGAAACTACATAACCGTCTCCAGACCACCGTCATCTATGTTACCCATGACCAGATTGAGGCGATGACCATGGGTGACCGGATCGTGGTTATGAAAGACGGCGTCATCCAGCAGGTCGGTCGGCCGCTTGACATTTACGATCATCCGAATAATGTGTTCGTGGCCGGGTTTATTGGGACACCGCCGATGAACTTCTTGGAGGGTGTGCTCCGGAAAGAAAACGACCGGTTCTATGTTGACTTTGGCACCTTCAAGATTTATGTTCCGGAAGGTAAATTCAGAACGGCCAATATGTATGTGGATAAAGAGGTTATCTTCGGAATCCGTCCGGAGAACATCTCTGAACTGGCGGATACGCCCAACGCGAATCCGGAAGATGTGGTTACCGCGACCGTTGACGTCAGCGAGCTTATCGGGTCCGAGACCTATCTCTGGGTTTCCAATGGACCGCACAGCTTCACTGCCCGGGTGGATGCCCACACGAAAGCGGCTGATGGTGACCAGACGCAACTGGTCTTCAATACCCAGAAGATTCACCTCTTTGATAAAGAAACGGAGAAAGCCATTCCATAA
- a CDS encoding peptidase MA family metallohydrolase, whose translation MKKHRRLPLFFFLLLLASFALTFPAQSAVELSRTGAEYRFGRVKALPRPLEWKKLVTPHFEIFFYQGLEELAERSARILEEDAFGRVYPDFRNLFTLNPYRKIRVILFASRKEYQNSQASGVSFDDTSEGVAHILVNRLVVIGQPTYRDLRGVLTHEITHLITIGPFKNHILYGMGNNVPGWIAEGLAEYYMPAETRFPNREVALRDVVLRDQVDSLNEISAVSGNLHYAEAWSLIDYIARKYGQDKLCVMLEAVVKEGHRDRTFEKLFGRTLKELWNDWREELPQIYRAGAEAPAYTEKADPLYPDYRNQLMVKVGPDGQIFFLSTCQGRLYDLFQADGDQVRALTKRTVFAYDLAPDGRQLVFLSDEEGDRRLYRLDLASGVETPVELEITNPIGVAWSPQGDRLAVVANIKGDADLFLVDPEGRLLGVIADSEVDETDPAWSPDGSRLAFVSPRGQFDQLYLWDGDKVRLLTQGAAHHRDPVWSPTGDLYCLTGERGYYRVAVVDSAHGTTNPLWPYRESVLGVVPTAGDFLVTLYNDRNFELYRYQPGEDKYDE comes from the coding sequence ATGAAGAAACACCGCCGTCTCCCGCTCTTTTTTTTCTTGCTGCTTTTGGCCAGTTTCGCTTTGACTTTTCCCGCCCAGTCGGCGGTGGAGCTAAGTAGAACCGGGGCCGAATACCGTTTTGGACGCGTGAAAGCGCTGCCCCGCCCGTTGGAATGGAAAAAACTGGTCACACCCCATTTTGAGATCTTCTTCTACCAGGGCCTGGAGGAACTGGCGGAACGCAGTGCCCGTATCTTGGAAGAAGATGCCTTTGGCCGCGTCTATCCTGATTTTCGCAACCTTTTTACCCTAAACCCATACCGGAAAATCCGGGTGATTCTCTTTGCGTCGCGGAAGGAGTACCAGAATTCACAAGCCAGCGGAGTATCGTTCGATGACACTTCCGAAGGGGTTGCCCACATACTGGTCAACCGGCTGGTGGTGATTGGACAGCCGACTTACCGGGACTTGCGGGGCGTTTTGACCCATGAGATCACCCATTTGATTACGATTGGCCCTTTCAAAAACCACATTTTGTACGGGATGGGGAACAACGTACCGGGTTGGATTGCGGAAGGGCTGGCCGAATACTATATGCCGGCGGAGACCAGATTCCCCAACCGGGAGGTTGCCCTCCGCGACGTGGTCCTACGGGACCAGGTGGATTCGCTTAATGAGATCTCGGCGGTCAGTGGCAATCTTCACTACGCGGAAGCCTGGTCCCTGATTGATTACATCGCCCGGAAATATGGCCAAGATAAGCTGTGCGTAATGCTGGAAGCGGTGGTGAAGGAAGGCCACCGGGACCGCACCTTCGAAAAACTCTTCGGCCGGACGCTTAAGGAACTGTGGAACGACTGGCGGGAGGAACTGCCCCAGATCTACCGGGCGGGAGCGGAGGCGCCCGCCTATACTGAAAAGGCCGATCCGCTCTATCCAGACTACCGCAACCAATTGATGGTTAAGGTTGGCCCGGACGGTCAAATTTTTTTCCTCTCCACCTGCCAGGGCCGGCTCTATGATCTATTCCAGGCCGATGGCGACCAAGTCAGGGCACTGACCAAACGGACTGTGTTTGCTTACGACTTGGCACCGGACGGGCGGCAACTGGTTTTTCTCTCCGACGAAGAAGGCGACCGGCGGCTTTACCGGTTAGATTTGGCCTCCGGCGTGGAGACGCCGGTGGAACTGGAGATCACCAATCCCATTGGCGTGGCCTGGTCCCCCCAGGGGGACCGGTTGGCTGTAGTGGCCAATATCAAGGGTGATGCCGACCTTTTCCTGGTTGATCCAGAGGGACGACTTTTGGGAGTGATTGCCGACTCTGAAGTCGACGAGACGGATCCGGCTTGGTCCCCCGACGGTTCGCGGCTGGCGTTTGTTTCCCCCCGGGGGCAATTTGACCAGCTTTACCTCTGGGACGGCGATAAAGTGCGTTTGCTGACCCAGGGCGCTGCGCACCACCGGGACCCGGTCTGGAGCCCCACCGGGGACCTTTATTGCTTGACGGGGGAGCGGGGTTACTACCGGGTGGCGGTCGTTGATTCAGCCCACGGGACCACGAACCCTCTTTGGCCTTACCGCGAATCCGTTCTTGGGGTGGTCCCGACGGCCGGTGATTTTCTGGTTACCCTTTATAACGACCGTAATTTCGAGCTTTATCGCTACCAACCGGGGGAGGATAAATATGATGAATAA
- a CDS encoding BamA/TamA family outer membrane protein, with the protein MNKQNNRWRWSGLLLVLLFFFVGVVPVRAVAMEYEEYRSQLELEYFIPFIMYDGVFYAATYGKMSSILRDQELEFILLAQGEETINLVLGYTYHTPYWSYGLNFYQMPVFTGPPWGLGFWELQRGVSLLASRHYSNEDRLDLRLQWESFSPLEDFRYPVDDASLFGVEATLTHDDFSFLRQAGSRGYVSLGGAYPLLGTAYENIKVEGDYRRYWSGDRTSLIFCLRTGKIWGYYPSHRGFALGGIQQVNVSSLGTVTNQGLLGTLADTVLRGYPAYRYRGDGFILTNLELRLLAWPRSYQERRRTAFSLGAFADAAWVWDGDRRVSASPSVGVGFGFKFFLFGLNIGFDYAVPLNSEDRAPRWHFSLGEVF; encoded by the coding sequence ATGAATAAACAAAATAACCGGTGGCGCTGGTCAGGCTTACTGCTGGTACTCCTTTTCTTCTTTGTTGGTGTCGTCCCCGTCCGGGCGGTGGCAATGGAGTATGAAGAGTACCGTTCCCAGCTGGAGTTGGAGTATTTTATCCCCTTCATCATGTACGATGGTGTTTTTTACGCGGCGACTTACGGAAAGATGAGCAGTATCCTCCGGGATCAGGAGTTGGAGTTTATCCTTCTGGCGCAGGGGGAGGAGACCATCAACCTGGTGTTGGGCTATACCTATCATACTCCCTACTGGTCCTACGGACTAAACTTTTATCAGATGCCGGTTTTCACCGGCCCCCCCTGGGGTCTTGGCTTTTGGGAGCTGCAAAGAGGTGTCAGTCTACTGGCCAGCCGTCATTACAGCAATGAGGATCGTCTCGATTTAAGGTTACAGTGGGAGAGTTTTTCTCCTTTGGAAGACTTCCGATATCCGGTGGACGACGCTTCGCTTTTTGGGGTCGAGGCCACCCTTACCCACGATGATTTTTCTTTTCTCCGGCAAGCGGGCTCCCGGGGGTATGTCAGTTTAGGCGGAGCCTATCCGCTCCTGGGGACCGCTTATGAAAATATTAAAGTGGAAGGGGATTACCGGCGTTACTGGTCGGGAGACCGTACTTCTCTGATCTTTTGCCTCCGTACCGGGAAGATCTGGGGGTACTATCCAAGCCACCGGGGGTTTGCGCTCGGAGGAATTCAACAGGTGAATGTCAGTAGTTTGGGTACCGTGACCAACCAAGGGCTTTTAGGCACCTTGGCCGATACCGTCCTCCGGGGTTATCCCGCCTACCGTTACCGGGGTGACGGCTTTATCCTGACCAATCTGGAGCTACGATTGTTGGCATGGCCGCGTTCTTACCAAGAACGCCGCCGTACCGCTTTTTCCCTTGGTGCGTTTGCCGATGCAGCTTGGGTTTGGGACGGGGACCGGCGTGTTTCGGCCAGTCCGTCGGTGGGTGTGGGCTTTGGTTTTAAGTTTTTCTTGTTCGGGTTAAATATTGGTTTTGACTATGCGGTCCCGCTCAATTCCGAAGACAGGGCTCCACGCTGGCACTTTAGTTTAGGGGAAGTTTTTTAA
- a CDS encoding DUF1256 domain-containing protein — protein MYTRHPNYIRYNVLIYRKGGGVSLWFSLARKAAQLQPLLPYRIDSNSEQAAQLCTERLYKSLTHLCSKDSSLVLLCIGTDRSTGDSLGPLVGTKVKGQLPPPGYCLRYAGPSRARGKPRSNDPRD, from the coding sequence ATGTATACCCGCCACCCAAACTACATAAGATACAATGTGTTAATTTACCGGAAAGGTGGAGGGGTAAGTTTGTGGTTCTCGCTCGCGCGCAAAGCCGCTCAACTACAACCATTACTTCCGTACCGCATTGACAGCAACAGTGAACAAGCAGCCCAGTTATGTACGGAACGCCTTTATAAATCCTTGACCCATTTGTGCAGTAAAGATTCATCCCTTGTTCTTTTATGTATCGGCACCGACCGCTCAACAGGCGACAGCTTGGGTCCGCTGGTCGGAACCAAAGTTAAAGGTCAGCTTCCCCCCCCAGGTTACTGTCTACGGTACGCTGGACCGTCCCGTGCACGCGGTAAACCTCGAAGCAACGATCCAAGAGATTGA
- the yabP gene encoding sporulation protein YabP, with the protein MEQKGVKNNHQLTLVHREKLTIDGVTNVGSYDPTALLLETTAGVLLIKGENLHLTLLNLEQGKIGLTGEINALTYSNESLSQRSKGLLGKIFK; encoded by the coding sequence ATGGAGCAGAAGGGAGTAAAGAACAACCATCAATTAACCCTGGTCCACCGGGAAAAATTAACCATCGACGGGGTCACCAATGTGGGTAGTTACGACCCGACTGCCCTTTTACTGGAGACCACCGCGGGAGTGCTGTTGATTAAAGGCGAAAATCTTCATTTAACCCTGTTGAATCTGGAACAAGGGAAAATCGGGTTGACGGGAGAGATTAATGCCCTCACCTACAGCAATGAATCGCTCAGCCAAAGAAGCAAAGGTCTTTTAGGTAAGATCTTTAAGTGA
- a CDS encoding protein-glutamate methylesterase/protein-glutamine glutaminase, with product MAITVLVVDDSAFMRQLIKQMLESDPGIKVVAVATDGIDALNKIDFYRPQVVTLDLEMPRMDGLTMLAELMRRHPLPVVVVSSIAVEGGEQTLQALELGAVDFVTKPVAKPSQELWQIQDELVLKVKAAAEVRPEIIEQLPVAEPVPEQDFDNVPSTGIVVVGASTGGPRALRYLLSQIPPDFPWGMIIAQHIPAEFTQSFAARLGSLSALKVKVAEENDEVRPGQVLVAPSGLQTGVVRKDGKTRIKLEQSDAIYRPSVDYLFNSVAAVYKENTVGVLLTGMGADGAYGLKLIKEAGGITIAEAATSCVIYGMPRVAAEIGAVHYQLPLAEIPKCLSSVLARYKQKQ from the coding sequence GTGGCGATTACCGTTCTGGTAGTAGATGATTCTGCCTTTATGCGTCAACTGATCAAGCAAATGCTGGAGTCGGATCCGGGGATTAAAGTGGTAGCAGTGGCGACCGACGGGATTGACGCTTTGAACAAAATTGACTTTTACCGTCCGCAAGTGGTAACGTTGGATCTGGAGATGCCGCGCATGGATGGCCTTACGATGCTGGCCGAATTGATGCGGCGACATCCCCTGCCGGTTGTGGTCGTCAGTTCGATTGCGGTGGAGGGGGGCGAACAAACCCTTCAAGCTTTGGAGCTGGGTGCGGTTGATTTTGTGACCAAACCGGTGGCCAAGCCCTCGCAAGAATTGTGGCAGATCCAGGATGAGCTGGTCCTGAAGGTAAAAGCGGCTGCCGAGGTCCGGCCCGAGATTATAGAACAACTGCCGGTGGCGGAGCCGGTTCCGGAACAAGACTTTGATAATGTACCATCCACTGGGATTGTGGTCGTTGGGGCTTCCACCGGCGGACCCCGCGCCCTGCGTTATCTGCTGTCTCAAATTCCGCCGGATTTTCCCTGGGGGATGATCATTGCCCAGCACATCCCGGCTGAGTTTACGCAGAGTTTTGCCGCACGGTTAGGTTCGCTTTCGGCCTTGAAGGTAAAGGTGGCCGAGGAGAACGATGAAGTGCGGCCCGGGCAAGTCTTGGTGGCCCCGTCCGGACTCCAGACCGGTGTGGTGCGGAAAGACGGGAAAACCCGGATTAAACTGGAGCAAAGTGATGCGATCTATCGCCCCTCCGTCGACTACCTCTTCAACTCTGTGGCGGCTGTGTATAAAGAAAATACGGTAGGAGTACTCTTAACCGGGATGGGGGCTGACGGTGCTTATGGCTTAAAGCTCATCAAGGAAGCCGGTGGGATTACCATTGCCGAGGCGGCGACTTCCTGTGTCATTTACGGGATGCCCCGGGTCGCCGCAGAAATTGGCGCCGTTCACTACCAATTACCCCTCGCTGAAATTCCAAAGTGTCTTTCCTCAGTGTTGGCCCGTTATAAGCAAAAACAGTAA
- a CDS encoding SpoIID/LytB domain-containing protein, whose amino-acid sequence MLPPKHIRKFFSFACALLLLVPFLMGCPGAEGNVAKKLNKEPEITVYFHKTKETKKMPIEEYLMGVVAGEMRPDWPVEAYAAQAIVARTFTMDFIADGGTKKQHNTDISTDEEEAQAYNADAITPEIRRAVQMTAGQVMTYRGRYVKGWFSASCGGRTALAKDGLAYKDPEPPYMRSVSCPEAEVIPDEELFWKKKFTFQELTAALSELGQKIGTVSRMAVASRSKDSHRARELKFTGSDGEATVPGADFRIAIGPQDMRSIWLTDIKHEADGITLEGRGFGHGVGLCQWGAHALAKKGKKPEEIIKHYYPEVKIEKLW is encoded by the coding sequence ATGTTGCCGCCCAAACACATCCGCAAGTTTTTTTCGTTTGCCTGTGCGCTGTTATTACTGGTTCCGTTTTTAATGGGCTGTCCAGGTGCGGAAGGGAACGTGGCTAAAAAACTGAATAAAGAGCCGGAGATCACCGTCTATTTCCACAAAACAAAAGAGACGAAGAAGATGCCGATCGAAGAATACCTCATGGGTGTGGTGGCCGGTGAGATGAGGCCGGACTGGCCCGTGGAGGCTTATGCGGCGCAGGCGATTGTCGCCCGGACTTTCACGATGGATTTTATCGCCGACGGTGGGACCAAGAAGCAACATAATACCGATATTTCCACGGATGAGGAAGAAGCACAAGCGTATAACGCCGACGCCATTACGCCGGAGATCCGGCGCGCCGTCCAGATGACGGCGGGACAAGTTATGACTTACCGCGGGCGGTATGTGAAAGGGTGGTTCTCGGCCAGTTGTGGTGGGCGTACCGCCTTAGCCAAAGACGGGTTGGCCTATAAGGATCCGGAACCCCCGTATATGCGCTCGGTCTCCTGCCCGGAAGCGGAAGTAATTCCCGATGAAGAATTGTTTTGGAAAAAGAAATTCACCTTCCAGGAGCTCACGGCCGCCCTTTCCGAACTGGGCCAAAAAATCGGCACCGTTTCCCGGATGGCGGTGGCTTCCCGCAGTAAAGATTCACACCGGGCGCGGGAACTGAAATTCACCGGGTCTGACGGGGAAGCGACCGTCCCGGGGGCCGATTTCCGGATTGCCATCGGTCCGCAAGATATGCGTTCCATCTGGCTGACCGATATAAAGCACGAAGCCGACGGGATCACCTTGGAAGGCCGGGGTTTTGGCCATGGCGTCGGGTTATGCCAGTGGGGGGCCCATGCCTTGGCTAAAAAAGGGAAAAAACCGGAGGAGATTATTAAGCACTATTACCCGGAAGTAAAGATCGAGAAATTGTGGTAG